The Aricia agestis chromosome 3, ilAriAges1.1, whole genome shotgun sequence genome includes the window GTAACTACAGATAACTAGTCACAggttactagtatatatttggtgGTAACCGATAAACAAACTACACAGTAGGCACTAGGCACACTAGTACTTGTAGTAGCTAGCGATTGGATATTGTGTGGTCAAAATATCTGAATTGAAATGCGTAAATGGTAAAtcccacagattactagtatatatttggtaAATCCCCACGTAAGTAGTCAGCACCATAAACCACAGCACCAagcaccacagattactagtatatattgtcAGCACTCAGCAAGTCAGTGAATccccaaaaataaactttttttttttaataaaaagcttAGAACTAATTTTTGATATGCCAACCGTAAAGCACTTATTCCACcttactaaatttagacgtctaaatgattcagtaactaaatttagtcaagtggaatagcatttagaaagttaggatcctaattagtgtactaaatcggaaaaagtgtggcttctgactgactaaatcatttagcatCCTCACACATTCCATTTAGGAACTATTTAAAAAGGTGGAATAAGGTTTAGAGTTTTAGACGCTTCATTCGCACCTCACTGCGGGAGCTGTGAAGACGTACGAGTGCTACCTTTATCAATGATGTGGCGCTAATGTAATTTTCGTGTTTATTTTGGTACGAATCACGAGTGCGCCATGTCGACTGCTAATGATAAAGAAGTTATATTAAGTAACATAATTGAACTTTATAAAGATAgttcaatcaaatcaaatcatttatttcgggcatcagaggcccatatatgatataacaaataccttaaatcatacataatatcaattatataataaataccttaaactcacatacatattttatatatattcttaaaatctaacactgtcacgttttgccAGTGAcatgactcgcttcgttccggagtctcccccggaacctccgatagaccacatcagtcggccagaattcctccgcttcaaaggtcgataGAAGaagcgtcggtactctcaccacaaaggaactgaagttgaccttgtggcgaaactgcagacgttcgaccctcaagtggagggatgtcttcttactgatgtagttgacgacgtcctcgacctccatggaccagtgcaggcgagatatgtacaggggcgtcgcggggacctcgctccgcagacgcagctcaggtacatatggtgcggtgccgcgatggttgcgggcggcgggcttcttcttcttcctctccaccagtatgaagccctcctcatcgcacctcctgctctcgtccttgccaggccGAGAAGGCtccaccttgcggctcttcgtagccttgcggctctccttagtctcgcgactcttcggagccttgcggctctcattatccccattagttttcgcccgcgggggaggtgcggggcgaccagcaacagtcgcagtcgttttgctgagtcgcctgtggactcggcgtcggcgcaaccgcGAGGGGAATGcgttttaaattgaacatatatttttaaattatggtgTTATAAgatttatgtaataatactagctgttgcccgcgacttcgtccgcgtggacttcagtttatagcgcgagatgtcaacaaaattggtgtcaaaagcttttataaaaaaaaaccctggtaccccataagctgtgcagtgtgcacatattaaattttttaaaaattaaaattaaactttgtattttatgccaaattttaaagcttatttagccccccaattacacaactttacccataaactatttatcattgataggtttaacttttaaggttacgtcactgtacacatataatataaagtactgacttatttaattattttttttttatgaaataagggggcaaacgagcaaacgggtcacctgatggaaagcaacttccatcgcccatggacactcgcagcatcagaagagctgcaggtgcgttgccggccttttaagagggaatagggttgtggcggtacccacaattcgcctaacattcctgcatcgcgctatcaaagtttcggagaacggcaagatatatacaacgtctgaaattaCGTCAGTGggtttcggcctgaccgagcatactatctcgctcggtcggaagatcttccttttcggccgccactaacaacgttaaattggtgaccaccgacaagaacacgcatccttctggacatcaatcatcatcaacactccccgcccctccgcaccacgtcagcagacatcaagcataaccgggtcgcctcggccctcgaccataagccgcgttggaggtccgcgccggtcgaacccgtgtctggcttgaacggggcagccataggctacaacgaccggtcagcaagcagagcaaggagtccctctcctggtcatcgCACGcgtagctttttttttttttttttttttatttattagagtCAACAAACAGTAACCAAAGTACATATTCCTTAAAAGAGTATACAAATCAATCTTATTAACTGTGGTACCAACAACGTTAACTAcaaattactacaataaataattaaaacaatgcACTCAGTAAAGGGGCAGATgtagacaaaatatacaataaataagaAGATAAACTATATATAACATATCCATACAAatcgtaatacaaaatatgatttgtgATTTGTAGATTTGAAGAATTAAATGACAAGTACACAGTGTCTAAATTACTGTACTAGGTAGTTAAGCCTATACTTAGtaagataaaatatatcatagtaaaactaatattacagtaaatagtaggtaagtaagtaagtagtcGTTTCGCTTCTCTTGCACATGCGCAGCGcttacacacacatacacatacatatatatatcaTGTGTTGCCAACGAAATTCAGACAGGAATAGAGGGTTACTAGGGTGGTTTTTGCAATAGTTTAGAgatctcttttttatattttgctttCTTATTGTCAAAAATATCAACAGATACAAATCTTTTATTATATGTGTCAGCAAGTCTATAAAGTGGTGAACGCTTACCAATATTAGTACGACAAACTGCAGTAGAGAATGTTTGATGTGGCCTACGAGAATGAGTTGTGAGAGGTGtcctataacatattttattatttagggaAATGCAATCATAACGATTATGGCAAAGGTCAAAAAGGAGCATCAACTCAAGTTGGATTCGCCTAGATGTTAGTGGGAGAAGGTTGTGTGTCATTAACAGAATATTGTAAGGTTTTCGGGAACGACAACATCTATATTGCATTGAGCGGAGATATTTCTTTTGGACCATTTCAATTgcgttactatattttttataatatgggtTCCAAATTGCAACAGCATATTCAAGTTGTGACCGAATGAGAGATTTATAGATATAAAGGTATGTTGAGGAGTGCACAAATTCTTTGCATGATCTCATTacgaaaccatacattttatatGACTTGCTTATAATGTCATTAATATGCAAatctaaatataatttactgTCTAAAATTACTCCCTTATGGAATCTACACGTTCTAAATTTTGATTGCATAACGTATAAATAAATTTGCTTATATTACGCTTTCTTGTAAACGTTATGGATTTGCATTTGCTAATGCTAagtgataatttatttttattgcaataatcaGAAAATCTATTTAGGTCTTCTTGGAGTCTTGTATGATCGTCGATATTTTGTATACGCacgcttcggcccacacctgacaacacaagcgcatcgaagagtaccacaattcgcctaacattcctgcatcgcgctatcaaagtttcggagaacggcaagatatatacaacgtctgaaatgacgtcagtgggcttcggcctgaccgagcatgctatctcgctcggtcggaagatcttccttttcggccgccactaacaacgttaaagggtaataggggagggtagggatgggaagggaattggggagggtagggaagggaatagggtaggggattgggcctccggtaaactcactcactcggcgaaacacagcgctagcgctgtttcacgccggttttctgtgagaacgtgttatttctccggtcgagccgacccattcgtgccgaagcatggctctcccatgctaataacgtaaaaaagaaataacaatcgaaaaaaatcgaaactcgaatgtatgatgataccatctcttatagaaagatgttgggcaagcgttagcgcgatgtaagagacacACGGCGCCAtgtagtatgaatttttggaactaacttaatttgaacaaattttcgtattttcacccccttacaaaatgtcattacaatcggttcggtagttttggcgtgaaagcgagacatacatacatacatacatacatgcatGCATGCATGCATGCATGCATGTATGTATGCAaacatgtatgtatgtaaacattatagcttgctaatgtatactctaaggtttttagcggtttctggtggtttatgctgctgaatttggtgggttagtaaaaaaaagttggcaacactgcagCTGCCAAGTTTGACAAGTGACAATGAGTCCACTATGACTACTACAGTTACtgaccagcgttgccagaatgttacttttgtaacattttacgttacttttgacccttgcatgttacattcatgtgacatgactacagatgttacttttacgttacttttggtaattgaaaaaaaaagatgtttgaaaccaaaaatgcgaaaacgaaacacacttagttttattgagttttgtcgttacagctgacaatgctttgaatgaacgtggcgaaaaaagcaactaacgctgccatcatacaaaaacaaatttttgacagttctgctttatcagcagcgcccccgcccacgagtctgactcgctcataaagggttccgtaccgtgatagagcaaaaataggccaaaaattgtgtttttttgtataagagcttatgttattatattttcattttaataggtatataaataattttaataataaaataattatacggaATCCAAAAAATCACTTCATCGCTATATCTCTATATATATAGTATGTTTTCGTGCATTCTggataccccccccccccccccccccccccgcatttaaaatattatttatgtaatacgaaatgttacttttcccctcaaaatgttacttttcgtATGACAATAAGTAACTTTCGAACATACAGCTCTGGCAACACTGTTACTGACAGAAACaaccagggttgccagattgggcGACAAGTAGCCAATTGGGCTATTTTGCGGTCCTCCGCGgctacaaaaaatttggaatggcgacttatcgcctgttgggcgacacggttttttacttatcgCCTATTGGGCTACTGCCTACTATTGTATTTTCGTGAACGCGGCCATAATATCAACGAACGCAGCGATGCGTTGTCTATGCGCGGCCACTTTCACTCATAATCTGTGGTTCGCCGCGTGGGTGGCTGTTGAATATCATTCTGTTCAGGAGCAGAGAGAGCTCCGGTAGGAGTGTTAGTGTTCTGTGAGAGAGAGGCAGTAGATATCatagataatctatactaatattataaatgcgaaagtatctctgtctgtctgtcagtctcgctttcacgccaaaactaccgaaccgattgtaatgaaattttgtatacagatagtctaaagcctgagaaaggacataggctacttttttactgaaaaaaagggttgtaagagggtgaaaatacgaaaatttgttcaaattaagttagttccaaaaattcatactagatggcgccttacgtctcttacatcgcgctaacgcttgcccaacatctttctataagaggtggtatcatcgtgaatttgagtttcgatttttttcgattgttatttcttttttacattatttaataagtcagtactttatattatattatatatacagtgacgtaaccttaaacctatcaatgataaatagtttatggataaagttgtgtaattggagggctaaataagctttaaaatttggcataatatattataaagtttaatttaaaaaaatgaaatattatgtgcacactgcacagctgttttgatttaaggggtaccagggttttttttataaaagcttttgacaccaattttgttgacatcgcgcgctataaactgaagtccacgcggacgaagtcgcgggcaacagctagtacatatagTAGAGTAGATATGTTGGATCGTAATTTGCTCGACACCATCCAACTTTTTGCAGCAGATGACGATTAATatgcataaaacattttttatttgtaaatacataattttaaaataaatactatgaattatagattttcattgctaaatgtcacttttatagttgggaaaaaaaccccaaaaaataaaaacaactcgtTACCACTAATGCAAATTTACAAGTATCCAATTAAACCAAGAatcttatgttatattatataagcttcttgaattaaacgaagcaagtctcaaaatattgataaaattacatgtaaatacataactctaatgtaatagaacagtagcatataatattattcatacgttttattgacattacgtttaattaccgtgtttcttttttattgggCTACTTTGGGCTATCTTTTTATCGCGAAGTGGCGATTTGATCGGTCTTTGATCTGGCAACCCTGGAAACAACAAACAATTTTAGATTTGAAGGTACAATACGTGGATACCGTACGTTAAAACCAAACGAAGCCAATTTCGGGTATAAAAAGCCATAAAGAGGGTAAATTAGACTAGCGTATACGAGGCTAGTAATTCATAAAAATGAGTGTACGACGGAGTCGAGAGGACGAAGTCGAAGACGAACGTGATAAGTCGAACTATCGAGGCGTGGGCCTCGCTGCTGCTGTAATAGCTGTTGGAGTTGGTGTGGGCGCAGCCTTGTACTACTTCTTGAATAAGAGAAGTGAAAATAATCCGCAAGCAGGAGGATCTTCGCAAAATTGGCGGTGTGATGATACACTTTTGTGAGTACTATTAACTACGCATTCgagttctattttttttaaatatgttttagaCCCATTGAGACCTAAACAGATTTCTAACGTGTCAGTTCGAAATTTGCAAAAATCTATATTCTATGTATCAGTAGGTACTGtcttatatttctctatgattCTATGGTGATAAGTTATTTATCAAAATTGAAGTTAGTTAGTTATTTCAGTTTTTGCTGTCTAACTGCAAATTTTAAGTGCATTTTTTCAAAAGTGGGCATGGCATGAATGATTTTTATACACAGCTTCCACAAAGTTAATCATTGTTCCTTCCCATTACTTCTTTGTGACTAATCTTTGCTTCGATTATAAATCCATATTCATTTATTAGGTGTCAGTTCATGCATGAATTTCCCTCTGCAGTAAACAAATGGCCTCTGACGATTCATACACCACAGTCTCTGAAAACAGCACAACAGACACGAGCATTATGTCTGTTGACAGCGGAGACACAGATAGTTTAAATAGTGCCTTAAACTTTGATGGCTCCGACGACCCGATGAGTGTCAGCTCCCACGACTCGAGTGAAGAGGACTGGACCCATGAGACTGGCTATAACACATTAAACCTCATCACAACCACAAATTCATCTACCTCAGATATAAGCGGTAATTGGGATACCACTAACTCATCCATAGAGCCCTCTGACACCGAGGCAATAGTAGCACACATAAGAGTGCTGGATAGTATTTTCCCTTCCAACACGACATGTATAGCTAGGAACACAAGACTGCAGACAGCAAGGTAAGTGTATACATTCCATCCATTCCTTGGTTAAATTATTGCTCATGCTTTTTTGCTGTcaatgattttaaaatttattaaagaaTTTAACAATAAACCTTTTCAATTTCACATGGCAATGCTtgcttttacaatattataaaatattttaggcgTGAAGACCAGGAAGCGAGGAGGCTCCAGGCTTtgtaagattttttaatttataaactaaTACTATGCATATAAAGTGCAAGTTTGTGATTGTAGATAATGTGATTATATAGATTAACTAATTGAAAGTAtgtttaattaatgttttaaaaaacacaattgttTTTGTGGTGAGAAAAATAaccaaaagaatttttaatacaatttgaAGTACTTTCCCAACCTGAAAACCTTACCCCAACCCTATATCCCTTTcatttatctaatatataaaaataagtct containing:
- the LOC121725681 gene encoding E3 ubiquitin-protein ligase SIRP1-like isoform X2 — protein: MSVRRSREDEVEDERDKSNYRGVGLAAAVIAVGVGVGAALYYFLNKRSENNPQAGGSSQNWRCDDTLLREDQEARRLQAFRERSWTLEECSICFDVILKNQEVMSLPCTHQFHAACVMPWLQQSQTCPNCRKSID
- the LOC121725681 gene encoding E3 ubiquitin-protein ligase RLIM-like isoform X1 produces the protein MSVRRSREDEVEDERDKSNYRGVGLAAAVIAVGVGVGAALYYFLNKRSENNPQAGGSSQNWRCDDTLFKQMASDDSYTTVSENSTTDTSIMSVDSGDTDSLNSALNFDGSDDPMSVSSHDSSEEDWTHETGYNTLNLITTTNSSTSDISGNWDTTNSSIEPSDTEAIVAHIRVLDSIFPSNTTCIARNTRLQTARREDQEARRLQAFRERSWTLEECSICFDVILKNQEVMSLPCTHQFHAACVMPWLQQSQTCPNCRKSID